In a single window of the Rhineura floridana isolate rRhiFlo1 chromosome 3, rRhiFlo1.hap2, whole genome shotgun sequence genome:
- the LOC133378752 gene encoding ataxin-10-like yields MASAETPPGPARKELCALAAQLRSLEEQAASLSGYLKQITGLFRDPACRKIATESLFQDILQIMRRISHEIDVTYNDPDTLKHIDSLLLLLLSECFRCLRNACVQCANNQNVMRNLNLIDASVHLIQLLQKLETDLESLLTAFRCSLQFLGNIATGNRDSQHRIWKLAFPSLFLNCLNHQDEKIIAYCCMVLFTCLNPERMKELQEENNLNIVRAVLQASRKYLESEWAFLIVTNHLLKCPELVKAMYAKLSNQERTWFLELLQSETGENNTVICEEMAKFIVNSFKEKCQAVLKLASAAADDDEEALVTIRLLDVLCEITSDSGQLECLQACPDLLEVAVKTLQLTHLAGKQSTNIFTVTHSATGQEQISHPAVGFKSHLIRLIGNLCYRNKTNQDKVYELDGIPLILDNCSIDDNNPFVSQWAVYAIRNLTEQNERNQELIAQMEDQGLADNSVLENMGLQVKKQDQKLILRSSGKMPNL; encoded by the coding sequence ATGGCGTCGGCGGAGACGCCGCCAGGGCCGGCCAGAAAAGAGCTGTGCGCGCTGGCTGCGCAACTGAGAAGTCTGGAGGAGCAGGCCGCGTCGCTCTCCGGTTACTTGAAGCAGATTACGGGTCTCTTCCGGGACCCGGCGTGTAGGAAAATAGCAACTGAAAGCTTATTCCAAGATATCCTGCAAATTATGAGAAGAATTTCACATGAAATTGATGTGACCTACAATGACCCTGATACACTGAAACACATTGAttcattgttgctgctgctgctatcagaATGTTTCAGATGTCTTCGGAATGCCTGTGTTCAGTGTGCCAATAATCAGAATGTAATGAGGAACCTGAATCTGATTGATGCATCTGTCCACCTGATCCAATTGCTTCAGAAATTAGAAACAGATCTGGAGTCATTACTGACAGCTTTTCGTTGTAGCCTCCAGTTTCTTGGAAACATTGCGACAGGAAACAGAGATTCTCAGCATAGGATTTGGAAGCttgctttcccttcccttttcttgAATTGCCTGAATCATCAGGATGAGAAAATCATTGCCTACTGCTGTATGGTTCTTTTCACTTGCCTTAACCCTGAGAGGATGAAAGAACTACAGGAAGAAAACAACTTGAATATTGTTCGTGCTGTTTTGCAGGCATCCAGAAAGTATCTGGAATCAGAATGGGCGTTCTTGATTGTTACCAACCATTTGCTGAAGTGCCCGGAGTTGGTCAAAGCCATGTATGCCAAACTGAGCAATCAAGAAAGGACTTGGTTTTTAGAATTACTACAATCAGAAACCGGTGAAAATAATACAGTTATCTGTGAAGAAATGGCCAAATTTATTGTAAATAGTTTCAAGGAGAAATGTCAAGCTGTGCTCAAATTGGCTTCTGCAGCAGCAGATGATGATGAGGAAGCACTAGTCACGATTCGGCTTCTTGATGTTCTTTGTGAAATTACATCAGACTCTGGACAACTGGAATGTTTGCAGGCTTGCCCTGATTTGCTTGAGGTGGCTGTCAAAACTTTGCAGCTTACACATCTTGCTGGGAAGCAGAGCACAAACATCTTCACAGTAACTCATTCTGCTACAGGGCAGGAACAAATCTCTCATCCAGCTGTGGGGTTTAAATCGCATCTAATTCGCctgattggaaatttatgttacaGGAATAAGACTAACCAAGACAAGGTTTATGAGCTAGATGGCATCCCGTTGATCCTGGATAACTGCAGCATTGATGATAATAATCCTTTTGTAAGCCAGTGGGCAGTATATGCGATCCGCAACCTCACCGAACAGAATGAAAGAAACCAAGAGCTCATTGCACAGATGGAGGACCAGGGACTGGCCGACAACTCTGTCCTTGAGAACATGGGATTGCAAGTCAAGAAACAAGATCAGAAGCTGATTTTGAGATCTAGTGGAAAAATGCCAAATCTATAA